The DNA window CACTATGTCACGAATGACATACCATCAGTTTGATTTAACCCATCAGAAACCTGAGTATCAGCAATGAAACCCCTCTGTCACCAAGGCACAGAAAATTATTAAGGTATGTCCATAGATCCTAAAAATCATTCTATCTCATAATATTTCCATTCTCACAATCATTAGTCTAAGAGAGGCACCATCATTCCTCAACTAATCATCCTTTTGCAGTAGTTTCTaaactaaaatcatttttatggaTTTTAAGAAGAATTTAAATGCCATTAAGAAATGTTAATGATAGGTTaggtataaaaatgtaaagtccaaataaaacaacaacatatTGTGGAAATTATTCAAATTGTAAGAAGTTGCACATATGGAAAGTAGTGTTACTCTTCTGACCTTAGAAAATTCTTACTGATAAAATGCAAGACTTTGACTACATTTTCAGGGAAAGCCACTTCTTCATCCTGCTTCNNNNNNNNNNNNNNNNNNNNNNNNNNNNNNNNNNNNNNNNNNNNNNNNNNNNNNNNNNNNNNNNNNNNNNNNNNNNNNNNNNNNNNNNNNNNNNNNNNNNTGCCAGCACTGTTTGCAAGATGAAGACGTAGGAGATGAGAATAAGTACAGCATCTAACAACAAGGTACAGATCACCAGAGCCAGGGCATAGAAGCTGTTGAAGCGAATGTCAGAGCAGGCGAGCCTGAGCAGGTCCTGGTGcaggcagaaagagtgggagaggatGTGGGGGCGGCAGTAATGGAAGAACTTGAGACGAATAATGACAGGAAGAATGGACACAGCTGCCCTCATCAAAATGGCCACCATGAAGTGAGTGACTCTGTTGTTAGTCAGAATGGATGTGTACCTCAGAGGATTGCAGATGGCAGTGAAGCGATCAAAGGCCATGGCAAGAAGGACTCCAGACTCTGTGCAGGAAAGCCCATGGATAAAGTAAGTCTGTGAAATGCAGGTATCCAGACCAATTTCCTGGCTGAACCCCCACAGGATCCCCAGCACCGTGTGCACTGTGGACAGCCCCATGCACAGGTCAGTGAGGGCCAGCATGGCCAGGAAGTAGAACATGGGCTGGTGCAGGCT is part of the Suricata suricatta isolate VVHF042 chromosome 11, meerkat_22Aug2017_6uvM2_HiC, whole genome shotgun sequence genome and encodes:
- the LOC115272564 gene encoding olfactory receptor 51V1-like, which gives rise to MSAPSALIINTSIFILTGFPGLDQYYPWFSIPFFSIYAMVFLGNCMVLHVIRTEPSLHQPMFYFLAMLALTDLCMGLSTVHTVLGILWGFSQEIGLDTCISQTYFIHGLSCTESGVLLAMAFDRFTAICNPLRYTSILTNNRVTHFMVAILMRAAVSILPVIIRLKFFHYCRPHILSHSFCLHQDLLRLACSDIRFNSFYALALVICTLLLDAVLILISYVFILQTVLRGFIADTQVSDGLNQTDAFFTTAKTGKQPTCSATDNWIKKLQYTPVLVYYSTFAKKGVTRLQGPGGVLHLHQLPRGKSVSEVPGTTWPTQSSHSFLINLSLLIPHATSTSHRTGCRGVLGIARRNSPRVSIALPLSPAVCSARS